CAACTACTTATttatttatgtgtttatttttattatttttcttttccaCCTTTTtagtagggggggggggggtagttccACCTTTTTAGTAGTTGTGTGCTTATATATGTTTTTCCAGAAGCTTATGTCTTGGTTTTGGTTTTTTGGAGCCGGgtgtctcactggaagcagcctatCGATTCCCTGTGATAGAGGTAAGGCTTGCATATATcctaccctccccagaccctatcaaTAGCTTCGCTATAGGTGGGATAATACtaggtatggttgttgttgttgtagcCCAAGACCAAAAACAATATTATAATGAATAAGTGCTCTTGCTCGTTTTATGGTGGAAACCGGAACACATAGTTTTTGTCCTTTGGTTTATCGGGCAGTGAAGCTAGCTTTGAttttaccggttgcaaccgcaaacgttgaaagatgttttttttttaattgaagcTTGTTAAGACGGATTTACTCAATCGAATGAGCCCGGAATatttgaacaatgttatggtttgTGTGGTTGAAAAAGAAACTTTTGATAAAGCAAAAGACGACGATGTAATGAAACGATTTCAAACTTTGAAAAAAAAGGAGAGGACAAATCTATTTGGTATTTGTTCTACTTTATTGATTATCGTTTttatattgtatgattgcacggtaaaaaaaCGGGATACCCCTAAATTAGTGGGCTAGCTCCGCCACTGGTTTTAATATTTGGGGTTGTTTGTCaacatctgaatgattaagtgctgaaccagtagaAGATTtgaatcattaagtgttgaaccagttaGAAGTCTAAACCATTATAtgtcagtataatgcttaaccgttcataGGCAAATGTCTTACCATTTCAGATCAGATGTATTAATCATTCAGACTTAGTATAacgcttaaccattcagaggcaaatgtctgaaccattctgACATATGtttgcgaaacaaacagtctgaaccattaagtgttgaaccagtaaaaggtttgaaccattaaaagccccgttaagagctaaacaaacaacccATTAGTGGGCTAGCTCCGCCACTAAAAAAATGGGATACCCCTAAATTAGTGGGCTAGCTCCGCCACTGGTTTTAATATTTGGGGTTGTTTGTCaacatctgaatgattaagtgctgaaccagtagaAGATTtgaatcattaagtgttgaaccagttaGAAGTCTAAACCATTATAtgtcagtataatgcttaaccgttcataGGCAAATGTCTTACCATTTCAGATCAGATGTATTAATCATTCAGACTTAGTATAacgcttaaccattcagaggcaaatgtctgaaccattctgACATATGtttgcgaaacaaacagtctgaaccattaagtgttgaaccagtaaaaggtttgaaccattaaaagccccgttaagagctaaacaaacaacccATTAGCTTAGTATGGAAATAAAATAATTGCTAATGGTTCTAGAATAGTGTTTTTAATTGAACTCAAACCCTATGATACACAAGCAAACAACTACCAACTAccacattaaaaacaaaaaactgCTTCAAAAGTATGTTCAAAGAAAATTAAAGTGGGAATTGTTTGCTCAAAATAAAACTTGTGAAAAAACTTGCTTTTGGGTTAGATTTTACAATTGCTACTTACAGATAACAAGATTTTACAACTAGATAGCAAAATAATGTTCAACAATCATAAAAATAGAAGTCTAACCAATTGATATCACTCATTATCTACTTGAACTAAACCGATTAAAATGTAACTGAAACGTAGCTTATACAAGCTCGAGCCTTCAAATAAACTTCATCGGTCTTACAGACCTAAACAATATATATTATAACATACCCAACATGTGAGAGAGATATtacttttttattgtttattcATCATCGCCATTATCCAGAGCACAATCGACCTCCCTCAatttcaacaacaaaaacaacacGATCCCGCACACAAACCCTAAAGCAGCACTCGACCCAGTGAGCGATACAGCCGCACACACCAACATAACAAACGATTCTTCTTTCGTATTCATATCCTTCGACGCCATAGCTAACTCTATCCCCGCGAACAAAAGCAACGCCCCCAAAATCCCCACCGGAAACTGATTCAAAATCCTCACAAACGAGTTCCCAAACAAGAGCCCTAGCACCAATTTCCCAACTCCCAAGAGCAAAACCGAAGCACCGGTTCGCCCACCAAACCGGTACTGACCCGCTAACCCACCCGCACCGTGACAAACCGGCATAGCCCCAAACCAACACCCCACCAAATTCATCATTCCCACACTAACAGACACTGCAGTAACCGACGCCTCATGCTCCGGAAACAAATCATCGGATAATTTACAAACCGCAATAACCGAATTCAGTATCGAAAGCGGGATTTGCGGTACCGATCCCCGGATAAACCCGGTTTTAAAATCATCCCAGGTGATTTTCAAAACATGAAACTTCGAGGGACCTAATTGTAAGTTTTCAAAAATTGTGGGGTCtataacaaaacataatattATTCCGGTTATGAAAACAATGAGGGCAGACGGTACGGATGAAAGCATCCGTAACCGTCTACGTACTTTACCGGCTTCTGGTGAAGCGTTATTATCATACGTTTCACCAGAGCCGGTAGtgataattaaaaaaacaatagcGGAAACCGCTACAACCAGCCCGTCGAGTCCAAACCACGGGCGGGCGTCGCCCTGTTTGTTCGCGGCAAAGTCCTGCTCGTACCGGACGTATTTAATCGCGGTGAAGGCGAACGAGAGGCCTTGGGAGAGCTGGACGCCGCGAACAACGGGCAACGGGATGAACTTGTAAAGAAACGACATGAGGCCGGTGGCGCCGAGGAAGAGGAGAACGGAAGCGGTACCGATACCGGCAGCGGCGATTTGGGAGAGGGTGAGGAGTGGGGTTTCTGAGATGGCTACAGAGGCGATCGATTTCATGGGTTGGACCGGCATAGGGATGCCGAAAAGGAGGCCGGTGATGATGTTGTAGAAGGCGGTGAAGATGAGGGTGGTGCTGAGGTCGAGTTTT
This is a stretch of genomic DNA from Helianthus annuus cultivar XRQ/B chromosome 16, HanXRQr2.0-SUNRISE, whole genome shotgun sequence. It encodes these proteins:
- the LOC110915619 gene encoding molybdate transporter 2, with amino-acid sequence MDEESPPPTTTTTTTTTPLLHHHPYHPNWWRQIPTNTITSLTFHKTTLWSELGGSVGDLGTYIPIVLALTLVSKLDLSTTLIFTAFYNIITGLLFGIPMPVQPMKSIASVAISETPLLTLSQIAAAGIGTASVLLFLGATGLMSFLYKFIPLPVVRGVQLSQGLSFAFTAIKYVRYEQDFAANKQGDARPWFGLDGLVVAVSAIVFLIITTGSGETYDNNASPEAGKVRRRLRMLSSVPSALIVFITGIILCFVIDPTIFENLQLGPSKFHVLKITWDDFKTGFIRGSVPQIPLSILNSVIAVCKLSDDLFPEHEASVTAVSVSVGMMNLVGCWFGAMPVCHGAGGLAGQYRFGGRTGASVLLLGVGKLVLGLLFGNSFVRILNQFPVGILGALLLFAGIELAMASKDMNTKEESFVMLVCAAVSLTGSSAALGFVCGIVLFLLLKLREVDCALDNGDDE